A genomic segment from Desulfovibrio aminophilus DSM 12254 encodes:
- a CDS encoding flavodoxin family protein, translating to MDELGPKAAVFSCTHKAQGNSNDAAHLFVRGVEAAGGQADTIYLRKIKILPCTACGICEKDPESPCILAEKDYAAEMFDLLMTAPFAFFSSPIYFYHLPSIFKTWIDRSQQVWAAKHKGDPKVVGLPRRPAYVCLLAGRREGEKLFDGALLTLKYFLDSFNLEIRDPMTLKGVDKVGDLEKDEAATEALFNLGKTAWERYAAEAKKD from the coding sequence ATGGACGAACTCGGACCCAAGGCGGCGGTCTTTTCCTGCACGCACAAGGCCCAGGGCAACAGCAACGACGCCGCGCACCTCTTCGTGCGCGGGGTGGAGGCCGCCGGCGGTCAGGCCGACACCATCTACCTGCGCAAGATCAAGATCCTGCCCTGCACGGCCTGCGGCATCTGCGAGAAGGATCCGGAAAGCCCCTGCATCCTGGCCGAGAAGGACTACGCGGCCGAGATGTTCGACCTGCTCATGACCGCGCCGTTCGCGTTCTTCTCCTCGCCCATCTACTTTTATCATCTGCCCTCGATCTTCAAGACCTGGATCGATCGCAGCCAGCAGGTCTGGGCCGCCAAGCACAAGGGCGACCCCAAGGTGGTGGGCCTGCCCCGGCGTCCGGCCTATGTCTGCCTTCTGGCGGGCCGCAGGGAGGGCGAGAAGCTCTTCGACGGCGCGCTCCTCACGTTGAAGTACTTCCTGGACAGCTTCAACCTGGAGATCCGCGATCCCATGACCCTCAAGGGCGTGGACAAGGTGGGCGACCTGGAGAAGGACGAGGCGGCCACGGAGGCGCTCTTCAACCTCGGCAAGACCGCCTGGGAGCGCTACGCCGCCGAGGCCAAGAAGGACTAG
- a CDS encoding MBL fold metallo-hydrolase, translating to MLQTNCYLLARDGRAVAVDPGGDPGPLLEFLKDRNLVLERILNTHLHFDHIAGNAALSRATGAPILAPEADRFLLETELGRGGVMGLPLVEDFIFADLPLGETMFLDLPCLILPTPGHTPGSVTLHFPGLAAAFVGDLIFQRSVGRTDFPGGDMKILQESIQARIFTLPPATALYPGHGPATTAGDEKTHNPFFGAMTY from the coding sequence ATGCTCCAGACCAACTGCTACCTGCTGGCCCGCGACGGCCGCGCCGTGGCCGTGGACCCGGGCGGCGACCCCGGCCCCCTGCTGGAGTTCCTCAAGGACCGGAACCTCGTGCTGGAGCGCATCCTGAACACGCACCTGCACTTCGACCACATCGCGGGCAACGCGGCCCTGTCCCGGGCCACGGGCGCGCCGATCCTGGCCCCGGAGGCGGATCGCTTTCTGTTGGAGACCGAATTGGGCCGAGGCGGCGTCATGGGCCTGCCGCTGGTCGAGGATTTCATCTTCGCCGACCTGCCCTTGGGCGAGACCATGTTCCTGGACCTGCCGTGCCTGATCCTGCCCACCCCCGGGCACACCCCCGGCAGTGTGACCCTGCATTTCCCCGGCCTGGCGGCCGCCTTCGTGGGCGACCTCATCTTCCAGCGCTCCGTGGGCCGCACCGATTTTCCCGGCGGGGACATGAAGATCCTTCAGGAGTCCATCCAGGCCAGGATATTCACCCTGCCGCCGGCCACCGCGCTCTATCCCGGCCACGGCCCGGCCACCACCGCCGGGGACGAGAAAACCCACAACCCCTTCTTTGGGGCCATGACCTACTAG
- a CDS encoding glycogen-binding domain-containing protein: MPDAELKTTASSEILDAALTRAMRDLPMEEPPVGFAAGVLRGIAPKRPSFRQRAWIWARTPHPLTVTPLRLAAAACLLLLLVLPALRGALRPDTVTETASGLLPVTFLLPDPDGRARTVAVIGSFNRWNPTGFEMRYSERERAWILKTQLPPGSHEYVFLADGRQAVPDPASSMTTDDGFGNRNSVLFLANGHEQNI; the protein is encoded by the coding sequence ATGCCTGACGCCGAGCTGAAGACCACTGCATCGTCTGAAATCCTGGACGCGGCCCTGACGCGGGCCATGCGCGACCTGCCGATGGAGGAACCGCCCGTCGGCTTCGCGGCCGGGGTGTTGCGCGGGATCGCGCCCAAGCGGCCCTCTTTCCGGCAGCGGGCCTGGATATGGGCACGCACCCCGCATCCGCTGACCGTCACGCCCCTGCGCCTCGCGGCGGCCGCCTGCCTGCTGCTCCTTCTGGTCCTGCCGGCCCTGCGGGGCGCCCTGCGCCCCGACACGGTGACGGAAACCGCCTCCGGCCTGCTCCCCGTGACCTTCCTCCTGCCCGATCCCGACGGCCGGGCCCGCACCGTGGCGGTCATCGGCTCCTTCAACCGCTGGAATCCGACGGGATTCGAGATGCGCTATTCCGAACGGGAACGGGCCTGGATACTGAAGACGCAACTTCCCCCGGGCAGTCACGAGTACGTCTTCCTGGCCGACGGGCGACAGGCCGTGCCCGACCCGGCCTCGTCCATGACCACGGACGACGGCTTCGGCAACCGCAACTCCGTCCTTTTCCTGGCGAACGGCCATGAACAGAACATTTAG
- a CDS encoding ComF family protein, with product MFERLRRSLSALGLLESRCPACGLLQDGPARLCPVCAERLAPRRGGYCPGCGALAQDPGLPPLLCLQCSAEPRPWDRLYFHGPYEGLLRDLILRYKFARSLGLGRLLQELALNAFRPGREPLPEVLVPVPLHPWRLLWRGYNQSLELARLLSRRAGVPLAARALRRVRRTTPQTRVPGHRRRENIRDAFVADPAQVGGRRVLLVDDVLTTGATLEEGARTLKRAGAARVEVLVLAKTP from the coding sequence GTGTTCGAGCGGCTGCGGCGGAGCCTGTCCGCCCTGGGCCTGCTGGAATCCCGCTGCCCGGCCTGCGGCCTGCTCCAGGACGGGCCCGCCCGGCTCTGCCCGGTCTGCGCCGAACGCCTCGCGCCGCGCCGGGGCGGATACTGCCCCGGCTGCGGGGCCCTGGCCCAGGATCCGGGGCTGCCGCCGTTGCTCTGCCTTCAGTGTTCGGCCGAGCCCCGGCCCTGGGACCGGCTGTATTTTCACGGGCCCTACGAGGGGTTGTTGCGCGACCTGATTCTGCGCTACAAATTCGCCCGCTCCCTAGGCCTGGGACGACTGCTCCAGGAACTGGCCCTGAACGCCTTCCGGCCCGGACGGGAGCCCCTGCCCGAGGTGCTGGTCCCCGTGCCGCTGCATCCGTGGCGGCTGCTCTGGCGTGGCTACAACCAGAGCCTGGAGCTGGCCCGGCTGCTCTCCCGCCGCGCGGGCGTGCCCCTGGCCGCACGGGCCCTGCGCCGGGTGCGGCGGACCACGCCGCAGACCCGAGTGCCCGGCCATCGTCGACGCGAGAACATCCGCGACGCCTTCGTCGCCGATCCGGCCCAGGTGGGAGGGCGGCGGGTGCTCCTGGTGGACGACGTGCTGACCACCGGCGCGACCCTGGAGGAGGGGGCCCGGACCCTGAAGCGCGCCGGGGCGGCGCGGGTCGAGGTTCTGGTGCTAGCCAAGACGCCGTAA
- the obgE gene encoding GTPase ObgE: protein MRFIDEATITVRSGKGGNGCLSFRREKYIPKGGPDGGDGGKGGDVVLMAAERILTLFDFRLKRLYEARNGEGGMGKDRFGANAADLVLELPVGTQVFEVAEDGSETLVADLTIPGEPVVVCKGGDGGRGNIHFKSAVNQAPRRAEKGWPGQEKHLRLVLKILADVGLLGLPNAGKSTFLAAVSAARPKIAAYPFTTLTPNLGVLHDDEGRRLVIADIPGLIEGASQGLGLGHKFLKHVERTRFLVHLLGTDEIREDDPFLGFRLLDEELERFDPRLASKDQIRVVNKIDLLDAAALDALKSKAAAAGLSVFFVSALRGDGLEDLVDEIWRRNLALEEPRDAAEGSEAS from the coding sequence ATGCGGTTCATCGACGAAGCCACCATCACCGTGCGCTCAGGCAAGGGCGGCAACGGATGCCTATCTTTCCGCCGGGAAAAGTACATCCCCAAGGGCGGCCCGGACGGCGGCGACGGCGGCAAGGGCGGCGACGTGGTCCTCATGGCCGCCGAACGCATCCTCACGCTCTTCGACTTCCGGCTCAAGCGCCTCTACGAGGCCCGCAACGGCGAGGGCGGCATGGGCAAGGACCGCTTCGGGGCCAATGCCGCCGACCTGGTCCTGGAACTGCCTGTGGGCACCCAGGTTTTCGAGGTGGCCGAGGACGGCTCCGAGACGCTGGTGGCCGACCTGACCATCCCAGGCGAACCTGTGGTGGTCTGCAAGGGCGGCGACGGCGGTCGGGGCAACATCCATTTCAAGTCCGCCGTGAACCAGGCCCCGCGCCGGGCCGAGAAGGGCTGGCCCGGCCAGGAGAAACATCTGCGCCTGGTGTTGAAGATCCTGGCCGACGTGGGGCTGCTCGGCCTGCCCAACGCGGGCAAGTCCACCTTCCTCGCCGCCGTCTCGGCGGCCCGGCCCAAGATCGCGGCCTATCCCTTCACCACGTTGACCCCGAACCTCGGCGTTCTCCACGACGACGAGGGGCGGCGGCTGGTCATCGCGGACATCCCGGGACTCATCGAGGGAGCCAGCCAGGGCCTCGGCCTGGGGCACAAGTTTCTCAAGCATGTGGAGCGCACGCGTTTCCTCGTGCACCTGCTCGGCACGGACGAGATCCGCGAGGACGATCCGTTCCTCGGCTTCCGCCTGCTGGACGAGGAGCTGGAGCGGTTCGACCCGCGCCTAGCCAGCAAGGACCAGATTCGGGTGGTGAACAAGATCGACCTCCTGGACGCCGCGGCCTTGGACGCCCTCAAGAGCAAAGCCGCCGCGGCCGGGCTTTCGGTATTCTTCGTCTCGGCCCTGCGCGGCGACGGGCTGGAGGATCTGGTGGACGAGATCTGGCGGCGCAACCTGGCCCTCGAAGAGCCCCGGGACGCGGCCGAAGGGAGCGAGGCGTCATGA
- a CDS encoding tetratricopeptide repeat protein — MNKKTVIMVALAATLAMTGCATMRQTYNAQVRGPWYMNQGKYKEGIAEFDRELREHPGEPGTAYWLGRYHLALNEPGEAVSSLEQAVRQDPGDADAHFWLGVGYWALGDQDRERSQYEQALRLEPKHLAANLYLAHNLLDRGQWAEAAAQYDKVLRLAPEQPEALYDRALALDEMHRTDEARRAWKTFLDLHPEGGMALAATDRLNARGGFEYRNVYVGQRRTTIKAVEFDSKGRVSADSLPSLEMLAAMLSNRRDIVLHIVTYAEGKPALAKARAQAVRKELLAAGDGLDAGRLPLSWFGSAEKVAAGGKTWRVRQSVNFVTQVR; from the coding sequence ATGAACAAGAAGACGGTCATCATGGTGGCCCTGGCCGCGACGCTCGCCATGACGGGCTGCGCGACCATGCGACAGACCTACAACGCCCAGGTCCGGGGCCCCTGGTACATGAACCAGGGCAAGTACAAGGAGGGCATCGCGGAGTTCGACAGGGAACTCCGGGAGCACCCCGGGGAGCCGGGGACCGCTTATTGGCTGGGGCGCTACCACCTGGCCCTGAACGAGCCCGGTGAGGCCGTGTCCTCCCTGGAGCAGGCCGTGCGCCAGGATCCCGGCGACGCCGACGCACACTTCTGGCTCGGCGTGGGCTACTGGGCCCTGGGCGACCAGGACCGGGAGCGGAGCCAGTACGAGCAAGCTCTCCGTCTGGAGCCCAAGCACCTGGCGGCCAACCTCTACCTGGCCCACAACCTCCTGGACCGCGGGCAATGGGCCGAAGCCGCCGCGCAATACGACAAGGTGCTGCGTCTGGCTCCCGAACAGCCCGAAGCCCTCTACGACCGGGCTCTGGCCCTGGATGAAATGCATCGCACGGACGAGGCCCGGCGCGCCTGGAAGACGTTCCTGGACCTCCATCCCGAAGGCGGGATGGCCCTGGCGGCCACGGACCGGCTCAACGCCAGGGGCGGTTTCGAATACCGCAACGTGTACGTGGGACAACGGCGGACGACCATCAAGGCCGTCGAGTTCGACTCCAAGGGCCGGGTGAGCGCCGACAGCCTGCCCTCCCTGGAGATGCTCGCGGCCATGCTCTCCAACCGCCGCGACATCGTGCTGCACATCGTGACCTACGCCGAAGGCAAACCCGCCCTGGCCAAGGCCCGGGCCCAGGCCGTACGGAAGGAGCTCCTCGCCGCCGGAGACGGGCTGGACGCCGGGCGGCTGCCTCTGAGCTGGTTCGGCTCGGCTGAAAAGGTCGCGGCCGGGGGCAAGACCTGGCGTGTGCGGCAATCCGTCAACTTCGTGACCCAGGTCCGCTGA
- the rpmA gene encoding 50S ribosomal protein L27, with product MAHKKAGGSSRNGRDSQGQRRGVKRFGGQQVLAGNILVRQLGTKIHPGKNVGVGKDWTLFALIDGMVKYEKYTRNNKVKTRVHILPAEA from the coding sequence ATGGCTCACAAGAAAGCGGGCGGCAGCTCCAGGAACGGTCGCGACAGTCAGGGCCAGCGTCGGGGCGTGAAGCGCTTCGGCGGCCAGCAGGTTCTGGCCGGCAACATCCTGGTGCGCCAGCTCGGCACCAAGATCCACCCCGGCAAGAACGTCGGCGTCGGCAAGGACTGGACCCTGTTCGCCCTCATCGACGGCATGGTCAAGTACGAGAAGTACACCCGCAACAACAAGGTCAAGACCCGGGTTCACATCCTCCCGGCCGAGGCCTAG
- a CDS encoding RNA polymerase sigma factor, translating into MDDDNDLIRETLAGNTAAFGLLVTRYQRPVYNLMLRAVKSADTAADLAQDTFIRAYENLERFRPGARFFSWLYAIGLNRARDWLRASRGHLEAEPETLDSVTVCGDGGTQQDELAALLDLRRVGRALEALPLEQHEALVLYYREELPLKEVAQILGISLSAAKMRVSRGLERLRRTLEVDGHA; encoded by the coding sequence ATGGACGACGACAACGACCTGATCCGGGAGACGCTGGCCGGGAACACGGCGGCCTTCGGGCTGCTCGTGACCCGCTACCAGCGCCCGGTCTACAACCTCATGCTGCGCGCCGTGAAATCGGCCGACACGGCCGCCGACCTGGCCCAGGACACCTTCATCCGGGCCTACGAGAACCTGGAGCGCTTCCGCCCCGGAGCGCGCTTCTTCTCCTGGCTTTACGCCATCGGCCTGAACCGCGCCCGGGATTGGCTGCGGGCCTCGCGCGGCCACCTGGAGGCCGAGCCGGAGACCCTGGATTCGGTGACGGTCTGCGGCGACGGCGGAACCCAGCAGGACGAACTGGCCGCCCTGCTCGACCTCCGGAGGGTGGGCCGGGCCCTGGAGGCGCTGCCTCTGGAGCAGCACGAGGCGCTGGTGCTGTATTACCGTGAGGAACTGCCGCTCAAGGAGGTGGCCCAAATCCTGGGCATTTCCCTGAGCGCCGCGAAGATGCGGGTGAGCCGAGGCCTGGAGCGCCTGCGGCGGACCCTGGAGGTGGACGGTCATGCCTGA
- a CDS encoding nitroreductase family protein, whose protein sequence is MPAENPVLTAIRERRSIRRYSGDPVSREEIEAILEAGRWAPSGLNHQAWRFLVLRRDDPRRAALAGLTKYAHILERAQALICVFLARSEMYNPMKDHQGAGACLQNMLLAAHSLGLGAVWIGEIVNQEPRVTEALGLDPADLEMQAVVALGHPDQKGSADRKPLSALLLEDIS, encoded by the coding sequence ATGCCAGCCGAAAACCCCGTATTGACGGCCATCAGGGAACGCCGGAGCATCCGCCGCTACAGCGGCGACCCCGTTTCCCGCGAGGAGATCGAGGCCATCCTGGAGGCCGGGCGCTGGGCCCCCAGCGGCCTGAATCACCAGGCCTGGCGTTTTCTCGTGCTGCGCCGCGACGACCCGCGCCGGGCCGCCCTGGCCGGGCTGACCAAGTACGCCCACATCCTGGAGCGGGCCCAGGCCCTGATCTGCGTCTTCCTGGCCCGGTCGGAGATGTACAATCCCATGAAGGACCACCAAGGCGCGGGGGCCTGCCTCCAGAACATGCTCCTGGCCGCCCATTCCCTGGGGCTGGGCGCGGTCTGGATCGGCGAGATCGTGAACCAGGAGCCGCGCGTCACCGAGGCCCTGGGCCTGGACCCCGCGGACCTTGAAATGCAGGCCGTCGTGGCCCTGGGCCATCCGGACCAGAAAGGCTCGGCCGACCGCAAGCCCCTTTCCGCCCTGCTTTTGGAGGATATTTCGTGA
- the rplU gene encoding 50S ribosomal protein L21 → MFAIIETGGKQFRVEEGLEFNVELLNVESGSELAIDKVLLVDKSGDTKIGTPYVEGAKVACQVLGHGRGEKIIVFHKKKRNDFHKKQGHRQDFTRLKVTSIQA, encoded by the coding sequence ATGTTCGCAATCATTGAAACCGGCGGGAAGCAGTTTCGCGTCGAGGAAGGCCTCGAGTTCAACGTGGAACTCCTGAACGTCGAATCCGGCTCCGAGCTGGCCATCGACAAGGTTCTGCTCGTGGACAAGTCCGGCGACACCAAGATCGGAACCCCTTACGTCGAGGGCGCCAAGGTGGCCTGCCAGGTGCTGGGCCATGGCCGCGGCGAGAAGATCATCGTCTTCCACAAGAAGAAGCGCAACGACTTTCACAAGAAGCAGGGCCACCGTCAGGACTTCACCCGCCTGAAGGTCACGTCCATCCAGGCTTAG